One Patescibacteria group bacterium genomic window carries:
- a CDS encoding class I tRNA ligase family protein, which translates to MAKFHLPSIEEEQLKKWDEKDVFRQVLNKPDQGKSFVFFEGPPTANGKPGIHHVLARSFKDVILRFRTMQGHKIDRKAGWDTHGLPVELEVEKQLGFTQKKQIEEFGIANFNAKCKESVWKYLDIWQQMTKRIAFWVDLEHPYITYTNDYIESLWSIIKEIDRKGLLYQGYRVTPHCPRCVTSLSSHELAQGYKDVDDQSVYVKFPIDAAAKRYFLVWTTTPWTLPGNDALAVGAAVTYAEVKMKATGETYILAKDRLVSLDGEYDILSEKTGEQLVGIAYQPLYDTAKAFTAAAESSRLANAYKVYAAGFVSTTDGTGIVHIAPAFGEDDARLGEAAKLPTLLTVDSTGMMLAEAPGKGRFIKKADEDVKADLTARGLLYKSETYRHAYPFCWRCGTPLLYYAKNSWYIRMSELREKLQQHNQAINWVPDHIRDGRFGEWLREVKDWALSRERYWGTPLPIWRCESCQERLTIGGMEEMKKLARPGNTYYLQRHGEAENNVANVVSSYPELKEWHLTAQGREQVQVAAKELKQHGIDLIFASDLLRTKETAEIIAAELGLPVVYDPRLRELGVGEANGKTIAEFHAQFASKLERFDKPAVGGENLRDCRRRLVAFVKELEAKYSGQRILIVSHGDPIWMLDSGFGGASDEETLTWRYNAVGAFSEFRPDGLPRDDQGRIDLHRPYVDEAALACPKCSGAMKRSTEVLDCWFDSGAMPFAQWHYPFENAERIDQGRNFPADYISEAIDQTRGWFYTLLAVSTLLDKPTPPYKNVICLGHVLDAKGQKMSKSKGNVVDPWLMISKYGADAIRYHFFTVNQPGEPKCFDEKSLDEVTKKVFLILWNVLTFWQMYAGEKARATDASPASQNELDRWILAELAELGSQLTGRLESYQVVDACRSLGDFINSLSTWYLRRSRDRFKGEPTERQAAVETLGYVLLTLSRLMAPFTPFLAEALYAEVGGPLASVHLDAWPTLKSLEDATLRTKMEFVRQAASLGLEKRAVAGIPVRQALAKATVRSVQVFDQWMKEIVAVELNVEAVESEVIKEAKDAAVELDTNITPELRRKGAVRELVRNINDLRKTAGLTVHDRIVLNWNATGEFWPQVFAEHRESLLKDVLAADIAVGSSGELGNRELEVAGEKVWLGINKV; encoded by the coding sequence ATGGCGAAATTTCATCTACCATCGATCGAAGAGGAGCAACTGAAAAAATGGGACGAAAAAGACGTTTTCCGCCAGGTCCTGAACAAGCCGGACCAGGGAAAGTCGTTCGTTTTTTTCGAGGGGCCGCCAACGGCCAACGGCAAGCCGGGCATTCATCATGTGCTCGCGCGGTCGTTCAAGGACGTCATCCTGCGTTTCCGCACCATGCAGGGACACAAGATCGACCGCAAGGCCGGCTGGGACACGCATGGCCTGCCGGTCGAACTCGAGGTCGAGAAACAGCTCGGATTCACGCAGAAGAAACAGATCGAGGAGTTCGGCATCGCCAACTTCAACGCCAAGTGCAAGGAGTCGGTCTGGAAGTATCTCGACATCTGGCAGCAGATGACGAAGCGCATCGCGTTCTGGGTCGATCTCGAACATCCCTACATCACTTACACCAACGATTACATCGAGTCGCTCTGGTCGATCATCAAGGAGATCGATCGCAAGGGTTTGTTGTACCAAGGTTATCGCGTGACGCCGCACTGCCCGCGCTGCGTGACTTCGCTGTCATCGCACGAGTTGGCGCAGGGCTACAAGGATGTCGACGATCAGTCGGTCTACGTGAAGTTTCCGATCGATGCTGCGGCCAAGCGCTACTTCCTCGTCTGGACCACGACGCCGTGGACGCTGCCGGGCAATGACGCTCTCGCTGTCGGCGCGGCCGTGACCTATGCCGAGGTGAAGATGAAAGCGACGGGCGAGACCTATATTTTGGCTAAAGACAGGCTTGTCAGTCTCGACGGCGAGTACGATATCTTGTCGGAAAAGACCGGGGAGCAGCTGGTCGGCATCGCGTACCAGCCGCTTTATGACACCGCCAAGGCGTTCACCGCGGCCGCTGAATCTTCACGTCTCGCGAACGCCTACAAAGTTTATGCGGCTGGTTTCGTTTCGACGACCGACGGCACCGGCATCGTCCACATCGCGCCGGCGTTCGGCGAGGATGACGCGCGTCTGGGCGAAGCGGCCAAGCTGCCGACTCTGCTCACGGTCGATTCGACCGGCATGATGCTGGCCGAGGCTCCGGGCAAAGGCAGGTTCATCAAGAAGGCCGACGAGGACGTCAAAGCTGATCTCACCGCGCGCGGCCTGCTTTACAAATCCGAGACCTATCGCCACGCCTACCCGTTCTGCTGGCGCTGCGGCACGCCGCTCCTGTATTACGCCAAGAATTCCTGGTACATCCGGATGTCCGAGTTGCGCGAGAAACTGCAACAGCACAACCAGGCGATCAACTGGGTCCCGGATCACATCCGCGACGGCCGTTTCGGCGAGTGGCTGCGCGAGGTCAAGGATTGGGCGCTGTCCCGTGAGCGTTATTGGGGGACGCCGCTGCCGATCTGGCGCTGCGAGTCGTGTCAGGAACGCCTGACCATCGGCGGCATGGAAGAGATGAAGAAGCTCGCGCGTCCGGGCAATACTTATTATCTGCAGCGCCACGGCGAGGCCGAGAATAACGTTGCGAACGTGGTGAGCTCGTATCCGGAGCTTAAAGAATGGCATCTGACGGCTCAGGGACGCGAACAGGTCCAGGTTGCCGCCAAGGAATTGAAGCAGCATGGCATCGATCTGATTTTCGCCTCCGACCTGCTGCGCACCAAAGAGACCGCCGAGATCATCGCCGCGGAGCTTGGCTTGCCGGTCGTTTATGATCCGCGCCTGCGCGAGCTTGGCGTCGGCGAGGCCAACGGCAAAACCATCGCGGAATTCCACGCGCAATTCGCGAGCAAACTGGAACGTTTCGACAAGCCGGCCGTCGGCGGCGAGAATCTGCGCGACTGCCGCCGTCGCTTGGTCGCGTTCGTCAAAGAACTGGAAGCGAAATATTCCGGCCAGCGAATCCTGATCGTGAGCCACGGCGATCCGATCTGGATGCTGGATTCCGGATTCGGCGGCGCGAGCGACGAAGAGACATTGACGTGGCGGTATAACGCCGTCGGCGCGTTCAGCGAGTTCCGGCCGGATGGCCTGCCGCGCGACGATCAGGGCCGCATCGATCTGCACCGCCCCTATGTCGATGAGGCGGCGCTCGCGTGTCCCAAATGTTCTGGCGCCATGAAACGGTCGACCGAGGTTCTCGATTGCTGGTTCGACTCGGGCGCCATGCCGTTCGCGCAATGGCACTACCCCTTCGAGAACGCCGAACGCATCGACCAGGGCCGGAATTTCCCAGCCGACTACATCTCCGAAGCCATCGATCAGACCCGCGGCTGGTTCTACACCCTCCTCGCGGTCTCGACCCTGCTCGACAAGCCGACGCCGCCCTACAAGAACGTCATCTGCCTCGGCCACGTGCTCGATGCCAAAGGCCAGAAGATGTCCAAGTCCAAGGGCAATGTCGTCGATCCCTGGCTGATGATCTCCAAGTACGGCGCCGACGCCATCCGTTATCATTTCTTCACCGTGAACCAGCCGGGCGAACCGAAATGTTTCGACGAGAAGTCGCTCGACGAGGTGACGAAGAAAGTTTTCCTGATCCTCTGGAACGTCCTGACTTTCTGGCAGATGTATGCCGGGGAGAAAGCGCGTGCGACCGACGCATCGCCGGCTTCGCAGAACGAACTCGACCGCTGGATCCTGGCGGAACTGGCCGAACTCGGCTCGCAGCTCACCGGACGACTGGAGAGTTACCAGGTCGTCGACGCCTGCCGCAGCCTGGGCGACTTCATCAACAGCCTGTCCACCTGGTACCTGCGCCGCAGCCGCGACCGTTTCAAGGGCGAGCCGACGGAGCGCCAGGCAGCCGTAGAAACGCTGGGTTACGTGCTTTTGACGCTGTCTCGGCTCATGGCGCCGTTCACGCCGTTCTTGGCCGAGGCACTGTACGCCGAGGTTGGCGGGCCGCTGGCTTCGGTCCACTTGGACGCGTGGCCGACGCTGAAGTCGCTTGAAGACGCGACCTTGCGCACCAAGATGGAGTTCGTGCGCCAGGCCGCTTCGCTCGGACTCGAGAAGCGCGCTGTCGCCGGCATTCCGGTGCGCCAGGCACTCGCCAAAGCGACGGTCCGTTCGGTCCAGGTTTTCGACCAGTGGATGAAAGAGATCGTGGCCGTGGAACTCAACGTCGAAGCGGTCGAGTCCGAGGTGATCAAGGAGGCGAAAGATGCCGCGGTCGAACTCGACACCAACATCACGCCGGAACTCCGCCGCAAAGGCGCGGTCCGCGAACTCGTCCGCAACATCAACGACCTGCGCAAGACCGCTGGACTCACGGTGCATGATCGCATCGTCTTGAATTGGAATGCCACCGGCGAATTCTGGCCGCAGGTCTTTGCCGAACATCGCGAGAGCTTGCTCAAAGACGTGCTGGCCGCGGATATCGCGGTCGGTTCCTCTGGCGAACTCGGCAACCGCGAGCTCGAGGTCGCCGGCGAGAAGGTCTGGCTCGGCATCAATAAAGTCTGA
- the ruvA gene encoding Holliday junction branch migration protein RuvA, which produces MLITITGKITHKGGDFVVVEAGGLGYQVYLAAAALEKAKVGAKADYWTYEHLREDAHDLYGFQDRQELAMFHKLVAVSGVGPRMALNILALGAITEIERLIERGDIDMLSRVPRVGRKTAQKIVLELKGKLVEAGRGDVEDEVLTALVNLGYSREQAREAVNRVSADEATVEGRLRAALRGLGKK; this is translated from the coding sequence ATGCTCATCACCATCACCGGCAAGATCACTCATAAGGGCGGCGATTTCGTCGTGGTCGAGGCTGGCGGTTTGGGTTATCAGGTCTATCTGGCCGCCGCCGCTTTGGAGAAAGCTAAAGTCGGAGCGAAAGCGGATTACTGGACGTACGAACATCTCCGCGAGGATGCCCACGACCTTTATGGTTTTCAGGATCGGCAGGAGTTGGCCATGTTCCATAAATTAGTCGCCGTTTCCGGCGTCGGTCCGAGAATGGCTTTGAATATCCTGGCGCTCGGCGCGATCACGGAAATCGAGCGGCTGATCGAACGCGGCGACATCGACATGTTGTCGCGCGTGCCGCGCGTCGGCCGCAAGACCGCGCAGAAGATCGTGCTGGAACTCAAGGGCAAGCTCGTGGAAGCCGGCCGCGGCGACGTGGAAGACGAGGTGTTGACAGCGCTCGTGAATCTCGGTTATAGCCGGGAGCAAGCTCGCGAAGCGGTCAATCGCGTGTCCGCCGATGAAGCGACGGTCGAGGGGCGGCTGCGCGCGGCGCTCCGCGGACTCGGCAAGAAGTGA
- a CDS encoding peptidoglycan bridge formation glycyltransferase FemA/FemB family protein — protein sequence MLAARNEGSWDAFVQANGGCFLQSWGWSRFQEAAGRTAFRYQIAEPSATGSPDDGETSVQFLVLRHALPLGAAYAYVPRGPVLAREGVFDLGRFGSFVGALREAAQREGCIFARVELPYPQTGGPVSIPELESLGFRYAKSLQPADTSIVDLDLSEEELLAAMHPKTRYNIRLAAKHGVEVREAVHENAHVFRQEVGTFWRLLAETSERDKFHTHSQAYYETMLDVLSPKKDGGLKVRLVFALYKGEPAAAAIVAEYGDTVTYLHGASSSRLRQYMAPYLLHWKLIQEAKARGFAKYDFWGVAPTDDPEHPWAGITRFKRGFGGRRESYLGAWELPISGLWYNLYRFAKRFKNV from the coding sequence ATGCTCGCTGCGCGCAATGAGGGATCCTGGGACGCTTTCGTTCAGGCGAACGGCGGATGTTTTCTGCAATCCTGGGGCTGGTCCAGGTTCCAGGAAGCCGCCGGCCGGACCGCTTTCCGCTATCAGATCGCCGAGCCTTCGGCGACCGGTTCTCCCGACGATGGCGAAACCTCGGTCCAGTTCTTGGTGCTCCGCCACGCGCTGCCGCTGGGCGCGGCTTATGCTTATGTTCCGCGCGGCCCAGTGCTAGCGCGTGAAGGCGTTTTCGATCTCGGTCGTTTCGGTTCGTTCGTCGGCGCCTTGCGCGAAGCGGCTCAGCGCGAAGGTTGCATCTTCGCCCGCGTCGAGCTGCCGTATCCGCAGACCGGCGGTCCGGTCAGTATTCCCGAACTGGAGAGTCTGGGTTTCCGTTACGCCAAGTCGCTCCAGCCAGCGGATACTTCTATCGTCGATCTTGATCTGAGCGAGGAGGAATTGCTCGCGGCCATGCATCCGAAGACGCGTTATAATATCCGTCTCGCCGCGAAACACGGGGTCGAGGTGCGCGAGGCTGTTCATGAGAACGCTCATGTCTTTCGCCAGGAGGTCGGAACATTCTGGCGTCTGCTCGCCGAAACTTCGGAGCGCGACAAGTTCCACACCCACTCGCAGGCTTATTACGAGACCATGCTCGACGTCCTGTCGCCGAAAAAAGACGGCGGCCTCAAGGTGCGGCTGGTCTTCGCATTATATAAAGGAGAGCCGGCCGCCGCGGCGATCGTCGCTGAATACGGCGATACCGTGACTTATCTGCACGGCGCCTCTTCCAGCCGGCTGCGCCAGTACATGGCGCCGTACCTGCTGCACTGGAAGCTGATCCAGGAAGCCAAGGCCCGCGGATTCGCCAAATACGACTTTTGGGGCGTGGCGCCGACGGACGATCCGGAGCATCCCTGGGCCGGCATCACCCGGTTCAAGCGCGGCTTCGGCGGCCGTCGTGAGTCGTATCTGGGAGCCTGGGAGTTGCCGATAAGCGGACTTTGGTATAATCTCTATCGGTTCGCGAAGAGATTCAAGAACGTTTGA